The Paenibacillus polymyxa M1 DNA segment TGACTATGGGGCAGATGGTGATTCATCTGACAAAGGGAATAGACATACCCAATACGACCGTAGATCTGCTTAACCCAGAGCTTAGGGATACTGAGATTCAAGGAATTGTAACCGCTTTCTGCGCGTCACAGTATGTAATAGAACAAGCTATTTCGCTTGGCGCGAATTTTATTATTACGCATGAAGGTATGTATTATAGCCATCACGGTATCCAGGAATGTTTACTACATGATCCTGTCTATTTGCACAAATCTCGCCTGGTCGCCGACTCAGGCGTAGGGATTTATCGTTTTCATGACACCATACACCGTTATCAGCCAGATGGAGTGATGGTTGGACTTCTTCAGGTGCTTGATTGGCACCCTTACGTTGTGAAACAGCAGCCCTCTTCCGCCATTTTGGCTATTCCGGCTATGGAAGTTAAGGAGATCGCTGAATATATGAAAGCCAAACTTCATATTCGTTATGTACGAGTAGCTGGTGAGGTATCCATGCCGTGTGAACGAGTGGGAATCTTAGTCGGATATAGGGGAGGTGGTGAACTAGCCATACCATTATTTCTACATGAAAATGTAGACCTGGTCATTGCTGGTGAAGGGCCCGAATGGGAAACACCAGAATATGTGAAAGACGCTGTCTATCAAGGGCAAAATAAAGCACTTATCATGCTGGGACATGCTGAGAGTGAAGCGCCTGGTATGAAGTATCTTGCTGATACACTTTCCCTCCAATTTCCAACGCTCCCCGTCTACTTTGTCGAGGATCGCCCCGTGTTTGAAATATTGTAAGCGAGACCATACCTATGATGATCATCCCACATTGTTGTTTATATCCGTTCATCTACTTTATGAAATGGAGGCAAGATAATGGGAAGCAGAGTGATTATGCCGTTCAGAACAGATTGGACATTCGTAGAGGGCAACTACACAGGTGCTGAGAAGACAGATTATAACGATGGGCATTGGCGGGACCTTCATCTCCCTCATGATTGGAGTATTGAAAAATCGTTTGATCCACATATGCCGTATGGCGGCAATCAAGCCTATTTGCCCAGGTGGTCCGTCGGGTGGTACAGAAAGCATTTTAATGTGGAGCCCTCCTCTCCAAAACAGCGCGTATACATACAATTCGATGGCATTCACAGTAATAGTGAGGTTTGGCTCAATGGGCATTTTGTGGGCAAGCGGCCCTATGGATATGTTAGCTTTCAGTATGATTTGACTCCATATATTCGGTGGGATGAGGAGAACGTAATTGCCGTCAAAGTGGGCAATACGCTTCTTCCACCTGACAGATGGTATTCAGGGGCCGGTATTTATCGTAATGTCTGGCTGATTTATACGGATTATCTTCACATAACCGAATGGGGCACTTATATTACCACACCTGAAATTTCACCAGATGAAGCCAAGGTGAGTGCCAGAATCCAGGTAAGTAATCATTATGCGCATGCTGTAGAGTGTACGATTATGACTGAAATATTGGATTCACAGGGACAACTAAAAGGGAAAATTGAAAACCGAGTAACCCTTGCAGGCTTAGAATCAGAGGAAATTGAGCAGAAAACACGAGTTTTAGAGCCGGAATTATGGTCACCGGACCATCCAGTGCTCTATGAAGCCCAAACGACGATCTATTGCGACAATACTGAGGTGGATCGTTATCGTACCCCTTTTGGTATAAGAAAAGTGATCCTCGATTCTCAAAAAGGATTATTGTTGAATGGAAGCAGCTTGAAGCTGAAGGGAGTGTGCATTCACCATGATTTAGGCTGCCTGGGAGCTGCTTATCATGATACAGCAATGAAGAGAAGGCTGGAGAAGCTGAAGGAAATGGGCTGTAACTCAATCCGTTTTGCTCATAATCCTATGGCGCCCGAACTATTAGACTTATGTGATCAGATGGGTTTTTTGGTGGTTGATGAGGCTTTTGATAAATGGAAATCTCTTTCCTATGAACATCTATATGATGAATGGTGGGAAAAGGATCTGGAGACCATGCTTGTTAGAGACAGGAATCATCCTAGTGTTTTGATGTGGAGCGTTGGTAATGAAGTGGAGAATCAAGGTCAACCGTCCATGCTAAACATGCTGGAGAAACTCGTTGCCTTTTGCCATAAAAAAGACCCAACCCGGCCTGTTACCTGTGCGCTTGAGCCGCATAATACACCGATCAGCCTGCGTGATGGTTCGATTGAATCCAAGGTGGAGCATACCAAGCTGCTGGCACAACGAGTGGATGTGCTAGGGCTGAACTATCAGGAACAGTGGTATGAGCACTATAGAGCAGCCATGCCGGATACGCTTATCCTCGGAACAGAGACATTCCCATACTATCGGGGTAAAGATAACCGGGTTAAAGGTTATTTACCCCTGAATCCCTGGTTTGATGTTGCTAATCATGATTATGTGATCGGTCAATTTGTTTGGAGTGGAATAGACTATTTGGGAGAAACAAGCTACCCCTCTAAAGGATGGTCCTCCGGACTGATCGACACATGTGGGTTCCGCAAACCTGTATCTTATCTCCAACAAAGTCTATGGTCTGATCAGCCAGTTGTGCACATAGCCGTATTTAACGATCATATGAAATCGGAATATAATCCCACATGGACAATGCACTGGAAATCGCCGACTATGGAAGATCACTGGACATTTCCTGAATACGCAGGAAAACTGATAGGGTTGGTTACCTTTACCAATTGTGAGAGCGTAGAATTGATCGTGAACGAGGAATCATACGGTGAGAGAAAGTTGACCGATTTCCCTAATCATTTAATCCTATGGGAACTTCCCTATACGCCAGGAAAAATTCGGGCTATAGGCCGTAATGGGAATCAGCAGGTTTGTGAGCATGAACTGACCACCGCTGGGCTTCCTTATGCACTAAAATTGGAGGCTAATCGGGCGATTCTCCCTGCTGATGGGCATGAAATATCTCATGTGGAAGTAACCGTTATAGATCAACATGGGATTGTTGTACCCAACCAGGATGTTGATTTGAGCTTTGAACTGCATGGTGATGGTCGTATCCTTGGAATAGACAATGGAGATCTCACCAGTGATGAACCCTACAAGGGGAAAGAGAGACGAACACACAGAGGAAGATGTCTTGTGATTGTACAATCCGGGGATGTGGCTGGTGAGCTGTTGCTTCAAGCCTCAGCGGATGGGGAGTTACAGGGAGAAGTCAGTCTGAAAGTGGAATAAAGGGGAAAATGGATATTTGCCAGCTCATGCAGCTGGCTTTTTTTGCGTGAAAACTGAATATATTTCAGAATTGACATGAAAAAAAGGAAGATTTATAATTTCATAATTAAAGAAGTTAATTGAATAGTTTAATTAATGGGGTGTTTGATAGTGAACGAACGAGATTTCAAAGATGGTCTTTTCACCGAATACGCACGGATTGGAAAATGCTTGTCCAGCCCGAAAAGGTTGGAAATTCTTGATATTCTCATACAAGGACCCAAATCAGTTGAAGTTCTATCTAAAATGACTTCGATGTCCGTTGCCAATGTTTCTCAGCATCTACAAACTCTATATCAGGCTAAGTTGGTTCAATCCAAAAAGCAGGGAAACTTTGTGTATTATGAACTTTCTGATTCATCTGTTTTGCACTTTTTAAATTCACTGTATGACCTGTCTGAAAAGCAGTTAATTGAAGTTCAGCATATTAAGGAGCAATTTTTGGGTCAATTCTCAGATGTTGAAGGAGTCACAATGGAAGAATTGGCAATGCGGATGGAAAAAGGGGAAGTCACACTTCTGGATGTACGGCCACGAGATGAATATGAAACTGCGCATATACCGGGAGCTGTTTCCGTTCCAATTGAAGAATTAGCGGAGCAGTTATCCTTGTTGCCAGCCGACTCAAAGATTGTGGCTTATTGCAGAGGCCCGTATTGCTTAATGGCGGTTAGAGCTATTGAATTGTTGCAAGCTCATGGTTTCGAAGCTAGACACTTGGATAAGAGTGTTCACGATTGGAACGACTTTATTCTTAACGAAGTGACAGGTTCATGAAGATTGGAATGCTTGTCACTTTTTGATGAAAAACAGATAACTGTTTTGAAGGGAATCAGGGGAGGATGTTAGCCTTAATGAATTTGACGAATGCTTCGCAGAAGAAGCAAGCGCTTATCAATTCCTATGTGGAATCTTCAGATAAGCAAAAAAAACTGTATCGTCGTACGCTTATCACCGTTATTTTCTCTCAAATTTTTGGAGGCGCCGGACTGGCTGCCGGAGTAACCGTGGGTGCGTTATTGGCGCAAGATATGCTGGGTACGGATAAGTTCACGGGGGTTCCTACAGCACTATTTACACTTGGATCAGCGGTTGCAGCGCTCCTCGTTGGTCGGTTTTCCCAAAGATTTGGCCGACGGATGGGGTTGGGACTCGGTTTTATTGCAGGGGGAGTTGGGGCGATCGGTGTCGTTGTTGCAGCTCTTATGAATAGTATTACCCTGCTTTTGGTCTCCCTTCTTATTTATGGATCGGGAACGGCTACAAACCTGCAGGCTCGTTATGCCGGTACAGATCTCGCGAATTCAAAGCAGAGAGCAACAGCTGCGAGTATGGCTATGGTCTTTACAACGATCGGAGCGGTAGCCGGTCCCAACTTAGTTAACGTTACGGGAGAGTTTGCGTTATCCATTGGAGTCCCCAGTTTAGCGGGACCTTTTC contains these protein-coding regions:
- a CDS encoding Nif3-like dinuclear metal center hexameric protein, with the translated sequence MIMTMGQMVIHLTKGIDIPNTTVDLLNPELRDTEIQGIVTAFCASQYVIEQAISLGANFIITHEGMYYSHHGIQECLLHDPVYLHKSRLVADSGVGIYRFHDTIHRYQPDGVMVGLLQVLDWHPYVVKQQPSSAILAIPAMEVKEIAEYMKAKLHIRYVRVAGEVSMPCERVGILVGYRGGGELAIPLFLHENVDLVIAGEGPEWETPEYVKDAVYQGQNKALIMLGHAESEAPGMKYLADTLSLQFPTLPVYFVEDRPVFEIL
- a CDS encoding glycoside hydrolase family 2 TIM barrel-domain containing protein, with protein sequence MGSRVIMPFRTDWTFVEGNYTGAEKTDYNDGHWRDLHLPHDWSIEKSFDPHMPYGGNQAYLPRWSVGWYRKHFNVEPSSPKQRVYIQFDGIHSNSEVWLNGHFVGKRPYGYVSFQYDLTPYIRWDEENVIAVKVGNTLLPPDRWYSGAGIYRNVWLIYTDYLHITEWGTYITTPEISPDEAKVSARIQVSNHYAHAVECTIMTEILDSQGQLKGKIENRVTLAGLESEEIEQKTRVLEPELWSPDHPVLYEAQTTIYCDNTEVDRYRTPFGIRKVILDSQKGLLLNGSSLKLKGVCIHHDLGCLGAAYHDTAMKRRLEKLKEMGCNSIRFAHNPMAPELLDLCDQMGFLVVDEAFDKWKSLSYEHLYDEWWEKDLETMLVRDRNHPSVLMWSVGNEVENQGQPSMLNMLEKLVAFCHKKDPTRPVTCALEPHNTPISLRDGSIESKVEHTKLLAQRVDVLGLNYQEQWYEHYRAAMPDTLILGTETFPYYRGKDNRVKGYLPLNPWFDVANHDYVIGQFVWSGIDYLGETSYPSKGWSSGLIDTCGFRKPVSYLQQSLWSDQPVVHIAVFNDHMKSEYNPTWTMHWKSPTMEDHWTFPEYAGKLIGLVTFTNCESVELIVNEESYGERKLTDFPNHLILWELPYTPGKIRAIGRNGNQQVCEHELTTAGLPYALKLEANRAILPADGHEISHVEVTVIDQHGIVVPNQDVDLSFELHGDGRILGIDNGDLTSDEPYKGKERRTHRGRCLVIVQSGDVAGELLLQASADGELQGEVSLKVE
- a CDS encoding ArsR/SmtB family transcription factor, translated to MNERDFKDGLFTEYARIGKCLSSPKRLEILDILIQGPKSVEVLSKMTSMSVANVSQHLQTLYQAKLVQSKKQGNFVYYELSDSSVLHFLNSLYDLSEKQLIEVQHIKEQFLGQFSDVEGVTMEELAMRMEKGEVTLLDVRPRDEYETAHIPGAVSVPIEELAEQLSLLPADSKIVAYCRGPYCLMAVRAIELLQAHGFEARHLDKSVHDWNDFILNEVTGS